In a genomic window of uncultured Flavobacterium sp.:
- a CDS encoding helix-turn-helix transcriptional regulator: protein MKDTFFIYKDFEIYSVEELTWKKEVHRHNFFELLYIEYGTGNHILNSIPHNYQKHDIYLLTPKDYHSFKTLEPTKFHCLRFLPNFFSNKKEIEEIEKLFYYHNQTNGNLIFLEEDKMFCEIVILKILDEVAKPKGQNEIIIKSLMMSLIQIIRRNATINESNLEFQTTEVLKIDTILSYIRSNIANPHLLKKKEMANHFNVSINYIGEYFKTHLNITLRDYIEQTKLKVVTEKLSKSNLTFSEISNDLGFIDSSHFNKFIMRSTGTSPSQFKKSLTIS, encoded by the coding sequence ATGAAAGACACGTTTTTTATATACAAAGATTTCGAAATTTATTCGGTCGAAGAACTTACTTGGAAAAAGGAAGTACACCGACATAATTTTTTCGAATTACTATATATAGAATACGGAACCGGAAATCATATATTAAATTCGATTCCTCATAATTATCAAAAGCATGATATTTATTTGCTTACGCCAAAGGATTATCATTCTTTCAAAACACTGGAACCAACAAAGTTTCATTGTCTGCGGTTTTTGCCTAACTTTTTTTCGAATAAAAAAGAAATTGAAGAAATCGAGAAGTTGTTTTATTACCACAATCAAACCAATGGAAATCTAATTTTCCTGGAAGAAGATAAAATGTTTTGTGAAATTGTTATTCTAAAAATACTCGATGAAGTGGCCAAACCAAAAGGTCAAAACGAAATTATAATCAAAAGCTTGATGATGTCATTAATTCAAATAATCCGAAGAAATGCAACCATAAACGAAAGCAATTTAGAATTTCAAACCACCGAAGTTTTAAAGATCGATACTATTTTAAGTTATATCAGATCGAATATTGCGAACCCGCATTTGCTGAAGAAAAAAGAAATGGCCAATCATTTTAATGTTTCGATCAACTACATTGGCGAATATTTTAAAACTCACTTAAACATTACTTTAAGAGATTATATCGAACAAACAAAACTTAAAGTTGTAACGGAAAAACTAAGCAAAAGCAATCTGACTTTTTCAGAAATCAGCAATGATTTGGGATTTATTGATAGCAGTCATTTTAATAAATTCATTATGCGAAGCACGGGAACATCACCATCACAATTTAAAAAATCTTTGACCATTTCATAA
- a CDS encoding efflux RND transporter periplasmic adaptor subunit: MKKLILLPILGLMLVYGCGKKEEIKDTKEEKFCIDKDLKEKITIEPVQKRAVTEAINLTGNITYNGDHVVQFNSLVEGIITKTTFSLGDYVRKGQVLAEIKSTELNNMQSESKSFQSQIAVAQRNLQATKSMFDDGIASQKDLMQAQSELDVLRSSLENVKANLAMFSARSERAVFQIKAPTEGYIVAKNISPGMQITDSSEPLFTISDLKEIWVLVNVYTSNLKNVSENMLVDVTTPAYPGEVFKGKIKMMSKVFDADEHVLKARIVMENQNLKLKPGMTADIKIDKSKGGEMLASVPAKAVIFDNNRDHILIYKDDCTIEAREINPVIKNNDWVYFDKGVNEGEMVITKNQLLIHERLKN, translated from the coding sequence ATGAAGAAACTTATTTTACTCCCGATACTTGGGTTAATGCTCGTTTACGGATGTGGCAAAAAAGAAGAAATCAAAGATACAAAAGAAGAAAAATTTTGTATTGACAAAGACTTAAAAGAAAAAATCACGATCGAACCTGTACAAAAACGTGCGGTTACTGAAGCTATAAACCTTACGGGAAATATAACTTACAACGGAGATCACGTAGTTCAGTTTAATAGTCTTGTTGAAGGTATTATAACCAAAACTACTTTTTCATTGGGTGATTATGTGAGAAAAGGACAAGTTCTGGCTGAAATAAAAAGTACAGAATTGAATAATATGCAATCTGAGAGTAAATCGTTTCAATCTCAAATAGCAGTCGCACAACGTAATTTGCAAGCAACCAAATCAATGTTTGATGATGGAATTGCTTCTCAAAAAGACCTTATGCAAGCGCAAAGCGAACTAGATGTTTTAAGATCTTCTCTTGAAAACGTAAAAGCAAATCTTGCCATGTTTAGTGCAAGAAGCGAAAGAGCCGTTTTTCAGATAAAAGCACCAACTGAAGGATATATCGTAGCAAAAAATATTAGTCCCGGAATGCAAATTACAGATTCAAGCGAACCTCTTTTTACCATTTCTGACCTTAAAGAAATCTGGGTTTTGGTAAATGTATATACCAGTAATCTGAAAAACGTAAGCGAAAATATGTTGGTCGATGTTACAACTCCTGCTTATCCCGGAGAAGTTTTTAAAGGAAAAATAAAAATGATGTCCAAAGTTTTTGACGCTGATGAACATGTTTTAAAAGCACGAATTGTAATGGAAAATCAAAACTTAAAATTAAAACCAGGAATGACCGCTGATATTAAAATTGACAAAAGCAAAGGAGGCGAAATGTTAGCTTCGGTTCCTGCAAAAGCTGTCATTTTTGATAATAATCGTGATCATATTTTGATTTATAAAGATGATTGTACGATTGAAGCGAGAGAAATTAATCCGGTTATAAAAAACAATGATTGGGTTTATTTTGATAAAGGAGTTAATGAAGGTGAAATGGTGATTACTAAAAATCAACTGTTAATTCACGAACGATTAAAAAACTAA
- a CDS encoding TetR/AcrR family transcriptional regulator — MASKDRILRQKEETRTNILEAAYAIVKEEGWQGLSMRKIADKIEYTAPIIYEYFSNKDAILNELTGKGFLKLAKELQKARDKFEKPEDQLEAMWMAYWDFAFTDTEMYQVMFGVQMSCCSQRCSAAEAPYKLFTAVIGEIMKNSNPSEDIIKQKYFTFFSVIHGLIAINIINKSDIMATINAQILKDAISGIIKSIQ; from the coding sequence ATGGCAAGTAAAGATCGAATTTTAAGACAAAAAGAAGAAACAAGAACTAACATTCTTGAAGCTGCTTATGCTATCGTTAAAGAAGAAGGATGGCAAGGTCTGAGCATGAGAAAAATTGCTGACAAAATTGAATATACGGCTCCTATTATTTATGAATACTTTTCGAATAAGGATGCCATATTAAATGAACTAACCGGAAAAGGTTTTCTTAAGCTGGCGAAAGAACTTCAGAAAGCAAGAGATAAATTTGAAAAACCCGAAGATCAATTAGAAGCCATGTGGATGGCTTATTGGGATTTTGCTTTTACTGATACCGAAATGTATCAGGTAATGTTTGGTGTTCAAATGAGTTGTTGTTCTCAAAGATGTTCCGCTGCCGAAGCACCATATAAATTGTTTACTGCAGTTATTGGTGAAATAATGAAAAACAGTAATCCAAGCGAAGATATAATCAAACAAAAGTACTTTACTTTCTTCTCTGTTATTCATGGTTTAATTGCAATCAATATCATTAACAAAAGTGATATTATGGCAACTATAAATGCTCAAATCTTAAAAGATGCTATTAGTGGTATCATAAAATCAATACAATAA
- a CDS encoding efflux RND transporter periplasmic adaptor subunit, with protein sequence MNAENVRIPQNLNNKNVQQIKTNMKMKNVIITSFILALVLSSCADKSQAPAAPAPPLLPVLAISSENTTTDAEYPASIQGTVDVEIRPQVSGNLERVFVDEGAYVNKGQTLFKINERPFREQLNNALANLHAAEAALINANLEVDKLTPLVQNKVVSDYQLKTAKASQKIAAANIEQAKAMVGSAKINLGYTNVTAPVSGYIGRLPKKQGSLVSATDVEPLTNLSDVHEVFAYFSLGETDFINFKAQYAGSSLGDKIKKLPPVTLILADNNAYPQTGKIDMVDGQFDKTTGAITIRATFPNAGGTLRSGNTGRIRLGLQHDDAILVPQSATVEMQDKVFVFTVGKENKVNKMPITVIGKSGTNYLIKDGVKSGDQIVLSGIDKLQEGQVIQPEKASTAKVAQIINKK encoded by the coding sequence ATGAATGCCGAAAATGTCAGAATACCACAAAATTTAAATAATAAGAATGTCCAACAAATTAAAACCAATATGAAAATGAAAAATGTAATTATAACCAGTTTTATTCTGGCACTTGTGTTAAGCAGTTGTGCAGATAAGTCGCAAGCTCCAGCAGCTCCAGCGCCACCATTATTACCTGTTTTAGCAATATCAAGCGAGAACACTACTACAGATGCTGAATATCCTGCTTCGATACAAGGAACTGTTGACGTAGAAATTCGCCCACAAGTAAGCGGAAACCTCGAAAGAGTTTTTGTAGACGAAGGTGCTTATGTAAATAAAGGTCAAACTTTATTCAAAATAAACGAACGTCCTTTCCGTGAGCAATTAAACAATGCTTTAGCAAATCTTCACGCTGCCGAAGCTGCTTTAATTAACGCAAACTTAGAGGTTGATAAATTGACTCCACTTGTACAAAACAAAGTAGTTTCTGATTATCAATTAAAAACAGCTAAAGCTTCTCAAAAAATTGCTGCTGCAAATATCGAACAAGCAAAAGCAATGGTAGGATCTGCCAAAATTAATTTAGGATATACAAATGTAACAGCCCCTGTTAGTGGTTACATTGGTAGATTACCTAAAAAACAAGGAAGTTTAGTTTCTGCAACAGATGTTGAACCTCTAACAAACTTATCAGATGTTCATGAAGTATTTGCTTACTTCTCATTAGGAGAAACAGATTTCATCAACTTTAAAGCACAATATGCAGGAAGCAGCCTTGGTGATAAAATCAAAAAATTACCTCCTGTTACTTTAATATTAGCAGATAACAACGCTTATCCTCAAACCGGAAAAATTGATATGGTTGACGGTCAATTTGACAAAACTACCGGAGCAATTACAATTAGAGCAACTTTCCCTAATGCTGGCGGAACTTTACGTTCAGGAAACACAGGAAGAATTCGGTTAGGTCTTCAACATGACGATGCAATTTTAGTTCCACAATCGGCTACGGTAGAAATGCAGGATAAAGTATTTGTTTTCACAGTAGGAAAAGAAAATAAAGTAAACAAAATGCCTATTACAGTTATTGGTAAAAGCGGTACAAACTACCTTATCAAAGACGGTGTAAAATCTGGTGATCAAATTGTTTTAAGCGGTATCGATAAACTTCAGGAAGGACAAGTAATTCAGCCTGAAAAAGCATCTACTGCAAAAGTTGCCCAAATAATTAATAAAAAATAA
- a CDS encoding CusA/CzcA family heavy metal efflux RND transporter, which produces MKKFVQGLVAFSLKNSLIVFFLTAILLVAGIVSYIHTPIEAFPDVTNTRARIITQWPGRSAEEVEKFITLPISKQMNTIPKKAQVRSISLFGLSVVTVLFDDDVEDFYAQQYASNRLNGLDLPEGADVDIEPPSGATGEIFRYVIKSDLPIKEIKAIQDWVIERELIAVPGVADVVSFGGEEKIFEIKINPTQLENYNLSALDVYEAVSKSNVNVGGDVIQRGDQAYVVRGVGLINKVEDIGNILIETKGSSPILVKHVAEVSISAKPRLGQVGLDGDDDVVEGIVVMLRGENPGEVIKRLKDRLTELNERVLPDNVKIVPFIDRTKLVDTTVKTVTKNLVEGILLVSLIVFIFLYNWRTSLIVASVIPLSFLFAIVMLRIQGLPANLISMGALDFGLLLEGTLVIVEQVFVSLEKKAHKVGMERFNSMSKMGLIKKSVGSVATYIFFALIILIVALMPIFSFTKVEGKMFSPLAFTLSYALLGSLILSLTYVPAMCKVMLTKNIVEKENMISRFFRENLFKLFKWSTRHRKTTLYAFLGLLAICCAKFAFYGSEFIPKLNEGAIYVRATLPNSINLDEAVRLTKEMKGKIRKFEEVKFVLTQTGRPNDGTDPTGFFNIELHIELKHQDEWKRDISKEELIAEIKKEFDVYPGIGFGFSQPIQDNVEEYVAGVKSPLVIKIFGNDLFQLEEMAAKVAKSIKDVKGIEDINVYKNIGLPELRIQLDDEKMARYAITTADAQAVIRMTIGGQAATKFYDDEKIFDITLRFEKEYRDSKEKIEDILIPTMNGKKVPLKEIATVEYKTGPTFIYREGNSRYIAVGFSIEGRDLGSTIDEAQKKVAAEVKLPKENTMKWAGEFESKERASKQLAMIVPVVLVLILCLLYFNFGNFKDTLVAISAMPYAFIGGFLSLWVTGTVFGISAGIGFIILFGVSAIDSIVLIGMIRENMRAGMHLKDAISNGIYSRIRPIVMIALMGSLGLLPAALSTGMGSEVQKPLAIMIVGGLITCMFLSLTVLPQVFYLVYRKKDAGYIDPKS; this is translated from the coding sequence ATGAAAAAATTTGTACAAGGTCTGGTTGCTTTCTCGCTAAAAAACTCCCTTATAGTTTTTTTCCTGACAGCCATACTACTAGTCGCCGGAATAGTTAGCTATATCCACACGCCCATCGAAGCATTTCCCGATGTAACGAATACAAGAGCAAGAATCATTACACAATGGCCGGGAAGAAGTGCCGAAGAAGTAGAGAAATTTATCACGCTTCCGATTTCGAAACAAATGAATACAATTCCTAAAAAAGCGCAAGTACGTTCTATTTCGCTTTTTGGATTATCAGTTGTAACTGTATTATTTGATGATGATGTCGAGGATTTTTACGCACAACAATATGCTTCAAATCGCCTTAACGGATTAGATTTACCTGAAGGTGCAGATGTTGATATTGAACCTCCATCCGGAGCAACGGGTGAAATCTTTAGATATGTAATCAAAAGTGATTTGCCAATTAAAGAAATCAAAGCCATTCAGGATTGGGTAATCGAAAGAGAACTAATCGCTGTTCCGGGAGTTGCTGATGTTGTAAGTTTTGGTGGAGAAGAAAAAATCTTCGAAATTAAAATTAATCCAACGCAACTTGAAAATTATAATCTATCTGCGCTTGATGTTTACGAAGCTGTTTCTAAAAGTAATGTAAACGTTGGTGGAGATGTTATTCAGCGTGGAGATCAGGCTTATGTAGTAAGAGGAGTTGGATTAATTAATAAAGTCGAAGATATTGGTAATATTTTAATCGAAACCAAAGGATCTTCACCAATATTAGTAAAACACGTTGCCGAAGTTTCAATTTCTGCTAAACCAAGATTAGGACAAGTTGGTTTAGATGGCGATGATGATGTTGTAGAAGGTATTGTAGTGATGTTACGTGGCGAAAATCCGGGTGAAGTAATCAAGAGACTTAAAGATCGTTTGACCGAACTTAACGAAAGAGTTTTACCGGATAATGTAAAAATAGTTCCGTTTATTGATCGTACTAAATTGGTAGATACAACGGTAAAAACAGTTACTAAAAACCTTGTCGAAGGTATATTATTGGTATCGTTAATCGTATTTATTTTCCTTTATAACTGGAGAACGTCATTGATTGTAGCTTCTGTAATTCCGCTTTCGTTTTTGTTTGCAATTGTAATGTTGCGAATTCAGGGATTACCGGCGAACTTAATTTCTATGGGAGCGCTGGATTTTGGATTGCTCCTCGAAGGAACATTGGTTATCGTCGAACAAGTCTTTGTATCGCTCGAGAAAAAAGCGCATAAAGTAGGAATGGAACGCTTTAATAGTATGAGCAAAATGGGACTTATCAAGAAAAGTGTTGGTAGCGTAGCGACTTATATTTTCTTTGCCTTGATCATTTTGATTGTGGCTTTAATGCCTATTTTCTCTTTCACTAAAGTGGAAGGAAAAATGTTCTCCCCCCTAGCCTTTACGTTAAGTTATGCATTATTAGGATCGTTGATTTTATCACTTACATATGTTCCCGCAATGTGTAAAGTCATGCTGACGAAAAACATTGTCGAGAAAGAAAATATGATTTCGCGTTTCTTTAGAGAAAACCTTTTTAAACTTTTTAAATGGAGCACGAGACATCGCAAAACAACATTATATGCATTTTTAGGTTTATTGGCAATATGTTGCGCTAAGTTCGCTTTTTATGGTTCAGAATTTATTCCGAAATTGAATGAAGGAGCTATTTATGTACGAGCCACTTTGCCTAATAGTATCAATCTTGATGAAGCCGTAAGACTTACAAAAGAAATGAAAGGTAAAATCAGGAAATTTGAAGAAGTAAAATTCGTCCTGACACAAACCGGACGACCAAATGACGGAACAGATCCAACCGGATTTTTTAATATTGAATTACACATCGAATTAAAACATCAGGACGAATGGAAACGTGACATTAGTAAAGAAGAACTGATTGCCGAAATCAAGAAAGAATTTGATGTATATCCCGGAATTGGTTTTGGATTTAGTCAGCCAATTCAGGATAATGTTGAAGAATATGTTGCGGGAGTAAAAAGTCCGTTGGTGATTAAAATTTTCGGAAATGATCTTTTTCAATTGGAAGAAATGGCAGCAAAAGTGGCTAAATCTATCAAAGATGTAAAAGGAATTGAAGATATTAATGTCTATAAAAATATCGGTTTACCCGAATTAAGAATTCAGCTTGACGATGAAAAAATGGCGCGTTATGCCATTACAACTGCCGATGCGCAAGCCGTAATCCGAATGACAATTGGAGGTCAAGCCGCGACAAAATTCTATGATGACGAAAAGATCTTTGATATCACTTTGCGTTTTGAAAAAGAATATCGTGACTCAAAAGAAAAAATTGAAGACATTTTGATTCCGACTATGAATGGTAAAAAAGTTCCGTTAAAAGAAATTGCTACTGTAGAATACAAAACGGGACCAACTTTTATTTATCGTGAAGGAAACAGTAGATATATTGCCGTAGGTTTTAGTATTGAAGGACGAGATTTAGGAAGCACAATCGACGAAGCTCAGAAAAAAGTAGCTGCCGAAGTAAAACTTCCAAAAGAAAATACAATGAAATGGGCAGGAGAATTTGAAAGTAAAGAAAGAGCATCAAAACAATTGGCAATGATTGTTCCTGTAGTTTTAGTATTGATTTTATGCTTGTTATATTTCAACTTTGGGAATTTCAAAGATACATTAGTTGCCATTAGCGCAATGCCTTATGCTTTTATTGGAGGATTCTTATCGCTTTGGGTAACCGGAACTGTATTTGGAATCTCAGCCGGAATTGGTTTTATTATTCTGTTTGGAGTCAGTGCGATTGATAGTATTGTCCTCATAGGAATGATTAGAGAAAATATGCGAGCCGGAATGCATTTAAAAGACGCAATCTCAAACGGAATTTACAGCAGAATTCGTCCTATTGTAATGATCGCACTTATGGGATCTTTAGGATTATTACCAGCCGCATTATCAACCGGAATGGGTTCTGAAGTTCAAAAACCATTAGCGATCATGATTGTTGGTGGATTAATAACCTGTATGTTTTTATCATTGACGGTATTACCTCAAGTATTTTACTTGGTATATCGCAAAAAAGACGCTGGTTATATTGATCCAAAATCTTAA
- a CDS encoding GNAT family N-acetyltransferase yields MKNNIPQSSSENTINIEKVENQNQIETAFAIRRQVFVEEQNVSPERESMDDDESIHYLATVNGEPAGAARYRKMEKGAKIERIAVLNTFRGKRIGEAILLKILDDLKNEQKVYLYAQVNASQFYIKNGFRQTDNYFLDAGIEHVEMDFIK; encoded by the coding sequence ATGAAAAATAATATTCCTCAAAGCTCTTCAGAAAATACAATTAACATTGAAAAAGTTGAAAATCAGAATCAAATTGAAACAGCATTTGCCATTAGAAGACAAGTTTTTGTAGAAGAACAAAACGTGTCACCAGAACGCGAATCGATGGATGATGATGAATCAATTCACTATTTAGCAACAGTAAACGGGGAACCAGCCGGAGCCGCACGATATCGAAAAATGGAAAAAGGCGCTAAAATTGAAAGAATTGCGGTTCTAAATACTTTTCGTGGAAAACGAATTGGCGAAGCAATTTTATTAAAAATTCTAGACGATTTAAAAAACGAACAGAAAGTATATTTATACGCTCAGGTAAATGCAAGTCAGTTTTATATTAAAAACGGATTCAGACAAACCGATAATTATTTTCTAGATGCCGGAATTGAACACGTTGAAATGGATTTTATAAAATAA
- a CDS encoding 2-dehydropantoate 2-reductase, with product MNSDTIKIGILGIGGIGGFVGAPLAKKYKNTSTNIIFICRGETKKAIQNDGLLFESKGTTETIFPDLVSDNPTEIGILNVLILTCKSYSINNILETYKDCINDETIIITLQNVVNAKEIIQKTLPKVSQIMEGCIYVASNVKKPGNVQHLGGPGKIFVGGKENKNLIDLLVAGGLDITYVANINEILWKKYLFVAPVAAITSAYKVTFGQLLEDQNLMHILENMMIEIQSLAAKNNIILTNEDIQTSKDLLTKFPFESKSSLQLDFENHNQTEKQFLVDYVIENANEYGIETPYYNGVNEKTNTLYGVS from the coding sequence ATGAACTCAGATACAATAAAAATAGGAATTCTTGGAATTGGTGGAATCGGCGGATTTGTTGGTGCACCTTTAGCCAAAAAATATAAAAATACTTCGACAAACATTATATTTATATGTCGCGGCGAAACTAAAAAAGCAATTCAAAACGACGGTTTATTATTTGAATCGAAAGGCACAACTGAAACTATATTTCCGGATTTAGTATCAGATAATCCAACGGAAATTGGTATTCTGAATGTATTGATTCTTACCTGTAAATCTTATTCTATAAACAATATATTAGAAACTTATAAAGATTGCATAAACGACGAAACAATCATAATCACTTTACAAAATGTGGTTAATGCCAAAGAAATAATTCAGAAAACTTTACCAAAAGTTAGTCAGATTATGGAAGGTTGTATTTATGTAGCTTCGAATGTAAAGAAACCAGGAAATGTTCAACATCTTGGCGGACCTGGAAAAATTTTCGTTGGAGGAAAAGAAAACAAAAACTTAATCGATTTATTAGTTGCCGGAGGTTTAGACATTACTTATGTTGCCAATATCAACGAAATATTATGGAAGAAATATTTGTTTGTTGCGCCAGTTGCTGCAATAACATCGGCGTATAAAGTTACGTTTGGTCAACTTCTGGAAGATCAAAATCTAATGCACATTCTGGAAAATATGATGATTGAAATTCAATCACTCGCTGCAAAAAACAATATCATTTTGACGAATGAGGATATTCAAACTTCTAAAGATTTATTGACCAAATTTCCATTTGAATCTAAATCATCTCTTCAGTTGGATTTCGAAAATCATAATCAAACGGAGAAACAATTTTTAGTGGATTATGTTATTGAAAATGCTAATGAATACGGAATTGAAACTCCTTATTATAATGGTGTTAACGAAAAAACAAATACTCTTTATGGGGTTTCTTAA